The Acipenser ruthenus chromosome 37, fAciRut3.2 maternal haplotype, whole genome shotgun sequence genome has a window encoding:
- the LOC117966109 gene encoding phosphoglycerate mutase 2 gives MAAAHRLVIVRHGESSWNQENRFCGWFDADLSEKGTEEAKRGAKALKDAGYQFDVCYTSVLKRAIRTLWAILEGTDQMWLPVIRTWRLNERHYGGLTGLNKAETAAKHGEEQVKIWRRSFDIPPPPMDKEHPYYQNISMERRYAGLKPGELPTCESLKDTIARALPFWNEEIAPQIKAGKRVLIAAHGNSLRGIVKHLEGMSDAAIMELNLPTGIPIVYELDANLKPIKPMQFLGDEETVRKAMEAVAAQGKVKK, from the exons ATGGCAGCCGCCCACCGTCTAGTGATCGTGCGTCACGGGGAGAGCAGCTGGAACCAGGAGAATCGCTTCTGCGGCTGGTTCGACGCGGACCTCAGCGAGAAGGGCACGGAGGAAGCCAAGCGCGGCGCCAAGGCCTTGAAGGACGCAGGCTACCAGTTCGACGTGTGTTACACCTCCGTCCTGAAGAGGGCGATACGCACGCTCTGGGCCATCCTGGAGGGCACCGACCAGATGTGGCTGCCGGTGATCCGCACCTGGAGGCTGAACGAGCGCCACTACGGGGGTCTGACTGGCCTCAACAAGGCTGAGACTGCGGCCAAGCATGGGGAGGAGCAGGTCAAGATCTGGAGGCGCTCCTTCGACATCCCACCACCCCCCATGGACAAGGAGCACCCCTATTACCAGAACATCAGCATG GAGAGGCGCTATGCAGGGCTCAAGCCAGGTGAGCTGCCCACCTGTGAAAGCCTGAAGGACACGATCGCTCGGGCGCTACCCTTCTGGAATGAGGAAATCGCCCCGCAGATCAAAGCGGGCAAGAGAGTGCTCATCGCTGCCCATGGCAACAGCCTGCGAGGCATCGTCAAGCACCTGGAGG gCATGTCTGACGCTGCGATCATGGAGCTCAACCTGCCCACTGGCATCCCCATCGTGTATGAGCTGGACGCAAACCTGAAGCCCATCAAACCCATGCAGTTCCTGGGAGACGAGGAGACAGTGCGCAAGGCAATGGAGGCTGTGGCAGCACAGGGCAAGGTCAAGAAGTAG